Proteins encoded by one window of Channa argus isolate prfri chromosome 1, Channa argus male v1.0, whole genome shotgun sequence:
- the LOC137139368 gene encoding androgen-dependent TFPI-regulating protein gives MTLILRKVYHIAAFSWYTFVMKSLAAKDGEQLPPGIFVYGGPWKYLTFLNLLVQMSFFGLAALNDLQPGKDTEGSLSRCKDLLFSVFAFPVGMFVVLLFWTIFAYDRELVYPATIDTFFPPWINHAMHTFVLPVLLGEVLLQPHIYPQAKHALAALGLVGLAYLSWIIWVYMSVGIWVYPLLGHFSTVGLVGFFVLNISVVTLLYLLGDKLNRLVWSK, from the exons ATGACTTTAATACTGAGGAAAGTGTACCACATCGCAGCGTTCAGCTGGTACACTTTTGTCATGAAGAGTCTTGCTGCAAAGGATGGAGAGCAGTTACCACCGGGAATTTTTGTTTATGGAGGACCATGGAAGTACCTTACCTTTTTAAATTTG TTAGTGCAAATGTCATTCTTTGGACTGGCTGCTTTGAATGACCTACAACCTGGAAAGGACACAGAGGGATCTCTGAGCAGATGTAAAGATCTACTCTTCTCTGTTTTTGCCTTTCCTGTTGGCATG tttgtcgTTCTACTTTTCTGGACAATCTTTGCCTATGACAGAGAATTAGTCTATCCAGCTACCATTGACACCTTCTTCCCTCCCTGGATAAATCATGCTATG CACACATTCGTCCTTCCTGTTTTACTGGGAGAAGTGTTGTTGCAGCCTCACATCTACCCACAGGCTAAACATGCTCTGGCAGCATTGGGACTTGTAGGTTTGGCTTACTTATCTTG GATTATATGGGTGTACATGTCAGTTGGGATTTGGGTCTATCCCCTCCTTGGGCACTTCAGCACTGTTGGTCTGGTGGGcttctttgttttaaacatctCTGTGGTAACCTTGCTGTACTTGCTAGGAGACAAGCTCAACAGGCTTGTGTGGAGTAAGTAA
- the herc4 gene encoding probable E3 ubiquitin-protein ligase HERC4 — MLCWGNASYGQLGLGGIDEEIVVEPRKCEFFHGKQVCDVGCGRKHTAFLLEDGTVYTCGCNDLGQLGHEKSRKKPEQVVALDAQIIVAVSCGESHTLSLNDKGQVFSWGLGSDGQLGLNNFEECIRVPRNIKSLSDVQIAQVTCGYWHSHALSRGGQVFSWGQNRYGQLGLGTNGQSIATPQIVQSLHGIPFAQISAGGAHSFALTLSGAVFGWGRNKFGQLGLNDTSDRYFPTLLKSLRSQRVIYISCGEDHTAALTKEGGVFTFGAGGYGQLGHNSTNHEINPRKVFELMGNVVTQIACGRQHTLAFTPSSGKMDSFGLGGNGQLGTRSTSNRKSPASVKGLWIASDTSTDTDMEGCYVKRIYAGGDQSFAHYCTNNDPKKIDDVKMHDSHRKICTLSEELVQKWLNHSPGRLLLEISNEIDLVFSSPSCLNGSFLSMSNPDHYSTSRNCSGVNMNLTRILLHRLIQQDHPEIAQQIAASLERNLIPRLSSSPPDIEALRLYLTLPECPLFSERNNFVTIVIPFAKSLISLKDAPLKVLGNWWSRFEPPVFQRLVEVYKEVVVYLLQMHKVGIPSAEQTIFNSFLNTSLRLLEILHSVSERAGHIIQYDKFYIHELDDLIDIRNDYVTWIQRQMYPLGHDGVVTLCRYPFVFDAQAKTTLLQTDAVIQMQMAVDQAQMQNFSSMFLPAVESVNPCLILIVRRENIVGDTMEVLRKSKNVDYKKPLKVIFVGEEAVDAGGVRKEFFLLIMKELLDPKYGMFRYYEESRLIWFSNKTFEDIDLFNLIGVICGLAIYNLTIVELNFPVALYKKLLKRKPTLDDLKELMPDVGRSLQQLLDYTDDDLEETFCLNFTITEENYGATEVLELVPNGEDINVNKSNRQDFVNAYVDYVFNTSVAPLFECFYAGFHKVCGGKVLELFQPNELQAMVIGNTNYDWNELEKSTEYKGEYWNDHPTIRLFWEVFHDLPLEKKKLFLLFLTGSDRIPILGMKSLKLVIQPTGGGEHYLPVAHTCFNLLDLPKYTSKETLREKLLQAIDHNQGFNLA; from the exons ATGCTGTGCTGGGGAAATGCTTCTTATGGACAGCTGGGCTTGGGTGGGATTGATGAGGAGATTGTTGTCGAGCCACGAAAATGTGAATTCTTTCACGGGAAGCAAGTCTGTGATGTCGGGTGTGGCCGCAAACACACAGCGTTCCTGCTGGAGGATGGGACAGTTTACACCTGTGGTTGCAATGACCTAGGGCAGCTTGGACATGAGAAGTCCAGAAAGAAACCAG AACAGGTTGTGGCCCTGGATGCACAGATCATAGTGGCAGTGTCATGTGGAGAGTCCCATACTCTATCACTGAATGACAAAGGGCAGGTTTTTTCATGGGGTCTGGGATCAGATGGGCAGCTAGGCCTAAATAACTTTGAGGAATGCATCCGTGTGCCTAG aaacataaaaagtttGTCAGATGTACAAATCGCTCAGGTAACCTGTGGATATTGGCACTCCCATGCGCTTTCAAGAG gAGGCCAAGTCTTCTCTTGGGGCCAAAATCGATATGGACAACTAGGTTTAGGAACAAATGGACAGAGCATTGCTACACCCCAGATTGTACAATCTCTTCACGGCATTCCTTTTGCTCAGATATCAGCCGGTGGTGCTCACAGCTTTGCCCTCACTCTCTCAGGAGCAGTGTTTGGTTGGGGACGCAACAAGTTTGGTCAACTGGGTCTCAATGACACCAGTG ATCGGTATTTCCCAACCCTGCTGAAGTCTCTTAGATCACAGAGAGTGATTTACATCTCCTGTGGAGAAGatcacacagcagcactgaCTAA A GAAGGAGGTGTATTTACATTTGGAGCAGGAGGATACGGACAATTGGGCCATAACTCTACAAACCATGAAATCAACCCAAGGAAAGTTTTTGAACTCATGGGAAATGTAGTCACACAAATTGCATGTGGAAG GCAGCACACGTTAGCTTTCACACCTTCCTCTGGAAAGATGGACTCATTTGGGCTTGGAGGTAACGGGCAGCTTGGTACACGCTCCACTTCCAACAGAAAAAGCCCGGCCTCTGTTAAGGGCCTCTGGATTGCCTCTGACACTTCAACAGATACAG ACATGGAGGGCTGTTATGTAAAGAGGATCTATGCTGGAGGAGATCAGAGTTTTGCCCACTATTGCACTAACAAC gACCCCAAGAAGATTGATGACGTAAAGATGCATGATTCCCACAGAAAGATCTGCACTTTGAGTGAGGAACTTGTACAAAAATGGTTGAACCATTCACCAGGAAGACTCCTGCTAGAAATCTCCAA TGAGATTGATCTCGTGTTCTCCTCACCAAGCTGCCTCAATGGATCGTTTCTGTCAATGAG tAATCCAGATCACTATAGTACCAGCAGAAATTGTTCAGGGGTGAATATGAACTTGACTCGAATCCTGTTGCACAGATTGATCCAACAAGATCACCCTGAGATTGCTCAGCAG ATTGCTGCCAGTCTGGAGAGGAATTTAATTCCCAGACTCAGCAGCTCTCCTCCAGACATTGAAGCCCTAAGACTCTACCTCACTCTTCCAGAATGCCCTCTCTTCAGTGAGCGGAATAATTTTGTCACTATTGTTATCCCATTTGCCAAATCCCTCATCAGTCTGAAAGATGCTCCACTGAAAGTTCTAG gAAACTGGTGGTCTAGGTTTGAGCCGCCTGTCTTCCAGCGGCTGGTTGAGGTGTACAAAGAAGTGGTGGTGTATTTGCTTCAGATGCACAAGGTGGGCATTCCGTCAGCGGAGCAGACTATTTTCAACAGTTTCCTGAACACCTCTCTCCGACTCTTGGAGATCCTGCACTCG GTCAGTGAGAGAGCAGGGCACATCATCCAGTACGATAAGTTTTACATTCATGAGCTGGATGACTTGATAGACATCAGAAATGATTATGTCACATGGATCCAGAGACAGATGTATCCACTG GGTCATGATGGTGTAGTGACCCTCTGCCGGTATCCCTTTGTATTTGATGCTCAAGCAAAGACCACTCTGCTTCAAACAGATGCTGTTATACAGATGCAG ATGGCAGTAGACCAAGCACAGATGCAAAATTTCAGCTCCATGTTCCTACCAGCAGTGGAGTCTGTCAACCCATGCCTCATCCTCATTGTCCGGAGAGAAAATATTGTTGGAGACACTATGGAAGTCCTCAGGAAGTCTAAGAATGTTGACTACAAGAAACCACTCAAG GTGATTTTTGTGGGAGAAGAGGCGGTTGACGCAGGAGGTGTAagaaaggagtttttcctcctcATCATGAAAGAGCTGCTGGATCCTAAGTATGGGATGTTTCGTTACTACGAGGAATCAAGGCTCATCTGGTTTTCCAACAAG ACCTTTGAGGACATTGATTTGTTCAACCTTATCGGGGTCATCTGTGGTCTGGCTATATACAATCTCACCATAGTTGAGCTCAACTTCCCTGTAGCTCTTTACAAGAAACTTCTGAAGAGGAAGCCAACACTTGACGACCTGAAAGAACTAATGCCAGATGTGGGAAG GAGTCTGCAGCAATTACTGGACTACACAGATGATGACTTGGAAGAAACCTTCTGCTTGAACTTCACA ATCACAGAGGAAAACTATGGTGCTACTGAGGTCTTGGAATTGGTACCTAATGGCGAAGACATCAATGTCAATAAATCAAATAG GCAAGACTTTGTCAATGCCTATGTAGACTACGTTTTCAACACATCAGTGGCTCCCCTGTTTGAGTGCTTTTATGCAGGTTTCCACAAAGTGTGCGGAGGAAAGGTTCTGGAGCTTTTCCAGCCAAATGAACTGCAAGCCATGGTCATTGGCAACACTAACTATGACTGGAATGAGCTGGAAAAG AGTACTGAATATAAAGGGGAGTACTGGAATGACCACCCCACCATCAGGCTTTTTTGGGAGGTGTTCCATGATCTGcctttggaaaagaaaaaactgtttctcT TGTTCCTCACAGGAAGTGACCGCATACCTATCTTGGGCATGAAAAGCCTAAAACTGGTGATCCAGCCTACTGGTGGTGGAGAGCATTATTTACCTGTTGCCCACACCTGTTTCAACTTGTTGGACTTGCCCAAGTACACAAGTAAAGAAACCCTCCGTGAGAAGCTCCTACAGGCTATAGATCACAATCAAGGCTTTAATCTTGCCTGA
- the cox5b2 gene encoding cytochrome c oxidase subunit 5B2, which produces MAGRLLLRACTTTLRLRSSAVARPLHRAMATQRGIPTDEEQATGLERRALQALKQGKDPYSMLKPKTYAGTKEDPHIVPCIGTKRLVGCLCEEDNTAIVWFWLHEGDAQRCPSCGSHYKLVHHELPH; this is translated from the exons ATGGCGGGACGTCTTCTTCTCAGGGCTTGTACAACAACACTACGGCTGAGGAGCAGTGCTGTGGCTCGACCATTACACCGAGCCATGGCGACACAGAGag GAATACCAACTGATGAAGAGCAGGCCACTGGACTGGAGCGACGCGCTCTGCAGGCGCTCAAACAGGGAAAG GATCCCTACAGTATGCTAAAGCCCAAGACGTATGCTGGTACCAAGGAAGACCCACATATTGTGCCATGCATTGGGACCAAGAGGCTGGTGGGCTGTCTTT GCGAAGAGGACAACACTGCTATTGTGTGGTTCTGGCTTCATGAGGGAGATGCCCAGCGCTGTCCATCCTGTGGTTCTCACTATAAACTGGTTCATCATGAGCTGCCCCACTAA